The sequence CGCGTCAAAGCCGACATGGAGGCGCTCTCACAGAGCTTTCCCAAAGGTTTGGAATACGACATTCCGTTCGACACCACCACATTCGTGTCATCGGCCATCCATGAAGTTTACAAGACGCTGTTTGAGGCGGGCGTCTTAGTACTCATCGTGATTCTTGTCTTCCTACAGGACTGGCGTGCCGTTCTGATCCCAGCGACCACCGTTCCTGTCACGATCATCGGCGCATTTGCGATCATGCCCCTGTTGGGCTTCTCGATCAACCTGTTGACGCTGTTCGGACTCGTACTCGCGATCGGCATCGTGGTCGATGACGCCATTGTGATCGTTGAGAATGCGGCGCACCATATTGAACGCGGTGAGGCACCCAAGGCCGCGACGGTGCGGGCGATGTCGGAAGTCACGGGGCCGGTGATCGGCATCACCGCAGTGCTGATGGCGGTGTTCATCCCGACCACATTCCTGGCGGGTATCACCGGACAGCTCTATCGGCAGTTTGCGCTAACGATTGCCGCAACCGCACTACTAAGTGCCATCAACGCGTTGACGCTCAAACCCGCACAGTGCGCATTATGGCTGCGACCGGCCAAGGAGAATCACAAAAAATTCTTCCTCTCGCGGTGGTTCAACACGGTGTTTGGATGGGTGGAATCCGTCTATACCGCCTGCGTGGCCGGAATGATTCGGGCATGGCCGATCATGTTGATCATTTTCGCGATCACACTCGGCGGCACCGTATGGTGGTACCAGAAAGTGCCTACGGGGTTTCTGCCTACTGAGGATCAAGGTTACTTGATCGTGGCAGTGCAGTTGCCCGATGCAGCATCGCAAGACCGGACCCGCCACGTCGTTGAAGAGATCAACGGTATCCTCGCCGAACAACCGGGCGTCAAGACATGGTTTACGCTCGGTGGCCAATCACTACTCGAGGGCAGTCAGTCCTCCAACGCGGCGACAATGTTCATCGGCTTGCAGGATTGGGAGGATCGCACGACTGCGGACTTGCAACAGGGACATTTGATCGGCGAAATCACTCAAAAGTTTTCGGCGATTGAGGATGCCTTCATTCTGGTGATCCCTCCGCCTGCCATTCAGGGCTTGGGAACCAGCGGTGGATTCGAAATGCAGGTTGAAGATCGCGGTGGCGCGGGGCTGGTCGAATTGCAGCAGGCCGTCAACGGTCTGCTGGCCGCCGCCGCAGAAGAGAAACAATTGCAACGAGTTAGCTCGACGTTCCGTGCGGGTGTGCCGCAGCTTTACGCGGATGTCAATCGCGATGAGGTGCTTAGCATGCAAGTGCCTCTGGGTGAAGTATTCACGACGCTGCAGTCCGCGCTGGGGTCGATCTACGTCAATGACTTCAACAAGTTCGGGCGAACCTACCGGGTCACACTACAAGCGGAATCGCAGTTTCGGGACAACGTCGATGATGTGCGTCGCCTGAACGTTCGCAACGCCTACGGCGACATGGTTTCGCTGGGCAGTCTGATGACCATCGACGAGACCTTTGGCCCTCAAATCATCCGTAGATTTAACCTCTATCCGGCCGCCAATGTGACCGGTTCCGCAGCTCCAGGAGTCAGTTCTGGGCAAGCACTGCAATTGATGGCGGGGCTGGCCAAGGAGAACTTTCCCGAAGCGGTCTGGTACGACTGGAGTGGCGTCTCTTATCAGGAGAGCCAAGCCAAGGGTGAAGAGGTGTACATTTTCGGATTGGCGATCTTGATCGTTTATCTCGTGCTCGCGTTTTTGTACGAGAGCTGGGTATTGCCCCTGGCCGTCATTCTCGTCGTGCCTTTGGGTCTGCTGGGGACCGTCGCAGCAATTTCTCTGTTGGGGATGGATAACAATACCTACGTGCAAATCGGTGTCGTGCTGATCATTGCTCTGGCGAGCAAGAACGCGATCCTGATCGTTGAATTTGCGCGTGACCTGCGGATGCAGGGCAGGTCGATTCGGGAGTCCGCGGTGGATGCCGCCCGGATGCGTTTCCGTCCCATCCTGATGACATCTTTCGCGTTCATCCTGGGTGTTTTCCCGTTAGTCTTCGCCACTGGGGCCGCGGCAGCGAGCCGTCGTTCGTTGGGGACAGCTGTGTGCGGCGGCATGATTACCTCCACCGTCCTGGCTGTGTTCTTCACGCCTGTGTTCTTCGTCGTATTTCAGTGGCTCAGTGAGTGTCGTGAGAAACGCGAGGATGATGCCACGGCAGGGGATTGAGAAATGTCAGGATGGTTCGTCCCAACGACCCACGGTGCGATCCACGACTTCGCTTAGACGTCCGTGACGCGACGAGGACGTTGGCGGGCGGTGGCAGGTTTGACTCGGATTGGATCGTGCGGCTGGTCAATTCGAGTTTGCACGTCAGGCTCGCTCGACCGCTTGGTCGTGCCGGCGGCAGCATCGAGGTCACCAAGGTACTCTTCGCGTACCTTGGGATGCCGCTTGACTTCATCGGGCGTCCCGTCAATCAAGACTTGGCCCTGGTAGATGACATAGCATCGATCCACGGTCGTCAGGATTTCGCGGGCGGCGTGATCTGTGATCAATACGCTGATCCCTGAATCTCGAAGCTGAGTGATCACCCCTTGGATGGACTGGACGGTCACCGGGTCGATGCCCGCAAAAGGCTCATCGAGCATGACGATTTTGGGGTTCGATACGAGACAGCGAGCGATTTCGAGCCTCCGACGTTCACCACCACTGAGTCCCGCAGCAGGGCTTTTGCGAATGTGCGTGATATTGAATTCTTCGAGTAATTCGTTGGTGCGTTCTTTCCGACGCTTGCGATCAAAGCCGAGCAGTTCTAAGAGCGCCGATATATTTTGTTCGACCGAGAGTTTCTTGAACACACTCGGTTCTTGTGGCAGGTAGCCCATGTTTCCATCGCGGGCGCGGCGGAACATTGGCCAATCGGTGACGTCTTGGCCGGCGAGATAAACGCGACCACGGTCGGGTTGGACCAAGCCGCAGATCATCCGGAAACTGGTTGATTTACCGGCTCCATTGGGCCCGAGCAAGCCAACGATTTCCGCTTCGTCGACGGTCAAGTTGACGCCATCGACTACCCGCCTGCGCCCATAGGTCTTCTGCAGACCGATGGCTTCGAGAATCGGTTCCCGCTCGACGACGTCCGTATGAGCGTTCGGTAGCGTGGCGGTATCGAAATCGTCGGACATGGCGGCGGCCCGGCATCTCAGGAGGGATGAATTAGGTGGGGTCGTTTGCTACCATCGCAAAAGTCCGCTGCCAGCACAATCTCGACTCAACGAATCAGACCCATACGCTGAAAATTAGGGATAAACGGCGCTGGGCTCGACGATAGATGGGGCCTGGAAATCGCCAGTGGCTGACCCACCAGCGGATCCCGCGGCACGAAGGCGGCATTGGCGAGCCGGTAGAAAGTCGGAATCCACGCTTCGATCCGCCCCGTAACGCAGCGTGGTCCCTGCCCAGCGTCTCCCGCCCAGGCTCTCTGGGCTGTTGTCGCTCATGGGAGAAAACTGCTCTTCGCCCATGGAATTGGTGACGTGACGCCGGGGCGCTTAACCGGGGAATTCGGCCCAGACCTTAGGCTCCGTCATGATCGCCTGAATTTCCTCGCCGTATACGTAAAAGACGGTACCGGACACCATTTCGATAGGCTGGACTCCTTTTCGATAGGCTGGACGCCTGTTCGAGAGGCTCGAGGCGCAGGAGCGGGAGACTCCTCCCAAGCCGGGACTGAGAGAGATGGAGGAAATTTCTCAGATACGTTGCAACCGCATGACTGCCGACGACCCATTCTCCTTATTTTCGCCAAAATCCGACTGTTTTCTCAGCAGATGCTTGAAAAACACCATTCATGCGTGAATACTATCTTGTGTTGAATGAATTCTGTCACTGCCTGAAAGAAAAGCTTTGTCCACTGACGCTCGACGCGAACGGCTTCGCGACCATGTCCGCACTCAAGGGTTTGCGGCATTGGGCGAGCTGACGTCTATCCTTGGAGTCAGCGAGTCGACGGTTCGCCGCGACTTGGAGACCCTTGAGGATGCAGGCGAGGCACGGCGGACTCACGGTGGCGTGTATTGGACGGGGCAGTCGGAAACGATTACCACTTTCCGTGGCCATCGCGACGATGGCTGGCCTCGAAAGCAGGCAATCGGCCGCGCTGCTGCTGAATTGATTGACGACGGCGACACGATTCTGCTCGATGGCGGCAGCACGGTGTATGAATTGGCTCGATTGATTGTCAACCGACCGCTCCAGGTCGTGACCAATTCACTGCCCGTGGCCCATTTGCTGTCCACGAGTGATTCCATCGACTTGATCATGATCGGTGGCTGTGTTCGTCGTCGCACTTCGGTGACGATCGGGCCGATGGCCGATGCGATGTTGGCGGATATTAACGTTGCCAAAACGTTCCTGTCCGTCGCAGGAGTTACCGAGCGAGGCTTTTTCAATAGCGACATGATGCTGGTCGAGAGTGAACGCGCGATGCTGGCGGCGGCCGATCAAACGATCGTGTTGGCTGACAGCAGCAAGTTTGGCAAAGTCAGCCTGTCCCAAATATGCGGATTGAATGACGTGGGCAGGGTGGTTACCGACAGTGAATTGGATAATCGCTGGATCCAGACATTCGATTCCTGTCTCGCCGAACTAATGTTAGCTACGTCGAGCAACAGCGATACCCAACCCACCTCTGCGGCACCGTCATCGACCAGTTGCCCGCCGCTGCCTCCGCAATCCTCCTCTATTTCCTCTAACCAAGCCGATTCGGCCAACTCCTTATGAGCATGACAGTCGATCGAATGCAGATCGAGGCGCTCGTCCGCAGCGCGATTCGCCAAGCCCAGTCTCAGGGTGCCCCCGCTGCACATCAAGCGAGCTCCACTTCAATTGAGTCGCCGCTGGGGTGGGTTGATGGCAAGCCCAATCTCCGCGTTAGTATTTCGGCACGCCACTGTCACCTGACAGATGAGCACGTTGAGATTCTCTTTGGCAAAGGCAGCGTGCTGGAGCCGGACAAGGATCTCTATCAAGACGGCTTTTTTGCAGCCAAGCAGACCGTGATGGTCGTTGGTCCGCGGCGCCGGATGCTCCCGAGTGTCCGTGTACTCGGCCCGACGCGTCCCTTCAGCCAGTTAGAGCTGGCATTCACCGATTCCATTTCATTGGGCATCAAAGCTCCCGTTCGACACAGCGGCAAGATTGAAGGAACACCTGGTTGTGTGCTGGTCGGACCGGCCGGCTCGGTGCAGCTTGATCAAGGCGTGATTCGTGCGGCGCGTCACGTCCACATGAACGATCACGATGCGGCGCACTTCGGTGTCGCCAACGGTGACATGATGCAACTCGTCGTCACGAGCAACGACTGCAGCATGACTTTCGACGATGTTCTCGTGCGTGCCGACAAGGCTGCCAAGCTCGAAGTCCATATTGATACTGACGAAGGCAATGCATGCAACTTGGACGCCGCCAGTGCAGTACACCTTCAACCGATGCCCAAGCCGTGTGCGTGCGGGCATTAAATCGAGCTACTAGCGATTAGCTGTTAGTTTTCCCCTTCTCTTTCAATATCCCCACTACCTATTTCCACTCTCCATAAGGGTTTGATTCGATGGCAAAAATTAAAGAAGCGCTCGGCATGATCGAGACCAAAGGGTTTGTCGCCCTGGTCGAAGCGTCCGACGCAATGATGAAGGCTGCCAATGTGCAGTTCCTCGGTTGGGACAAAGTCGGCGCTGGTCTGGCGGCCGTCTTCGTCACCGGCGACGTCGCGGCTGTGAAGGCGGCTACTGATGCCGGAGCTGCAGCAGCAGGCCGGATTGGCGAAGTCGTCAGCGTGCAGGTCATTCCTCGACCCCACGCTGACCTCGAGAAGGTCATGAAGCTGCCCGCCGCCCCGGCCGTGAAGAAATAAGCCCGGCTGCGATTTCCCCCCCTGAATACTCATCTCTCTCTGAAATCTTAAACCCTAAAACTCTGAACTCATGATTATGAATGATGCAATCGGTTTGATCGAAACCAAAGGTCTGCTTCCTCTCATCGAAGCGACCGACGCGATGGCCAAGGCGGCCAACGTGGAGATCGTCAAGCGTGTCGACCTCGGTGGCGGTTTGGTCACGACCGTCGTCAGCGGCGACGTCGGCAGCGTTCGCGCGGCTGTCGAAGCGGGTGCTGCAGCGGCTGCCCAAATCGGCGAACTGGTCAGCAGCCACATCATCCCACGTCCTGCCGACGGCTTGGTTGCAGCTTACTTTAGCTGAACCCCTCGACGCCTGACCTCTGTCTCTCAAGGAAGATTTTCCATGCTCATCCTCGTTGCGAATCTGGGTTCGACCAGTTTCAAATACAAACTGCTCGACGTCAGCGGTGACTTGCAGTCGTCGGACGTTCGTCCCGATTCACGCGTGCTCGCACGCGGAGCGGTCGAACGCATCGGAGACGCATCGACGAGTCGTTGTGAGGTCACGATCGGTGATTTTCACGACGTTTCGGAGATGCCTGTTCCCGATCACGGCGTCGCTGTGCAGGCGTGTTTGGACCAGTTGACGCATCCGCAGCATGGTTGTGTGAAGGATCCCTCCGACGTCGCTGCGATTGGCTTCAAGGCTGTCCATGGTGGACGCAAGAGCGGAACGTTTTTAGTGGATGACGATTTACTCGTTGCGATGGCGGAGATGAACGCGGCTGCACCCGCGCACAACCCGCCCTATATCGCGGCGATGAAGTTGTTACGAGAGCGATTCCCAGACCTGCCCTTGGTCGCCGCTTTTGAAACTGAGTTCCAC comes from Allorhodopirellula heiligendammensis and encodes:
- a CDS encoding efflux RND transporter permease subunit — encoded protein: MISNFFINRPVAANVIALMTLILGAVGLWNLPVERYPNITPPTIQVTASYPGASAQVVTDTVAAPLEQQINGVENMMYMSSTSSSNGSYSLTVTFDVGTDLEEAQVLVQNRVALAEPFLPADVRQLGISVKKQSTNILLAVSLTSPDESFDSLYMSNYATLRVKDELSRVEGVGDVMVSGTGAYSMRIWVDPTKLDARNLTFNDLLSQLRQQNVQVAAGQIAQPPLNDPQAFQYTMTALGRLSTPEQFEDIIVNVGSDGSLTYLRDVARVELGAETYDTFAQKGGMPSATVLVYQLPGANALDVADRVKADMEALSQSFPKGLEYDIPFDTTTFVSSAIHEVYKTLFEAGVLVLIVILVFLQDWRAVLIPATTVPVTIIGAFAIMPLLGFSINLLTLFGLVLAIGIVVDDAIVIVENAAHHIERGEAPKAATVRAMSEVTGPVIGITAVLMAVFIPTTFLAGITGQLYRQFALTIAATALLSAINALTLKPAQCALWLRPAKENHKKFFLSRWFNTVFGWVESVYTACVAGMIRAWPIMLIIFAITLGGTVWWYQKVPTGFLPTEDQGYLIVAVQLPDAASQDRTRHVVEEINGILAEQPGVKTWFTLGGQSLLEGSQSSNAATMFIGLQDWEDRTTADLQQGHLIGEITQKFSAIEDAFILVIPPPAIQGLGTSGGFEMQVEDRGGAGLVELQQAVNGLLAAAAEEKQLQRVSSTFRAGVPQLYADVNRDEVLSMQVPLGEVFTTLQSALGSIYVNDFNKFGRTYRVTLQAESQFRDNVDDVRRLNVRNAYGDMVSLGSLMTIDETFGPQIIRRFNLYPAANVTGSAAPGVSSGQALQLMAGLAKENFPEAVWYDWSGVSYQESQAKGEEVYIFGLAILIVYLVLAFLYESWVLPLAVILVVPLGLLGTVAAISLLGMDNNTYVQIGVVLIIALASKNAILIVEFARDLRMQGRSIRESAVDAARMRFRPILMTSFAFILGVFPLVFATGAAAASRRSLGTAVCGGMITSTVLAVFFTPVFFVVFQWLSECREKREDDATAGD
- the lptB gene encoding LPS export ABC transporter ATP-binding protein; translation: MSDDFDTATLPNAHTDVVEREPILEAIGLQKTYGRRRVVDGVNLTVDEAEIVGLLGPNGAGKSTSFRMICGLVQPDRGRVYLAGQDVTDWPMFRRARDGNMGYLPQEPSVFKKLSVEQNISALLELLGFDRKRRKERTNELLEEFNITHIRKSPAAGLSGGERRRLEIARCLVSNPKIVMLDEPFAGIDPVTVQSIQGVITQLRDSGISVLITDHAAREILTTVDRCYVIYQGQVLIDGTPDEVKRHPKVREEYLGDLDAAAGTTKRSSEPDVQTRIDQPHDPIRVKPATARQRPRRVTDV
- a CDS encoding DeoR/GlpR family DNA-binding transcription regulator, which gives rise to MSTDARRERLRDHVRTQGFAALGELTSILGVSESTVRRDLETLEDAGEARRTHGGVYWTGQSETITTFRGHRDDGWPRKQAIGRAAAELIDDGDTILLDGGSTVYELARLIVNRPLQVVTNSLPVAHLLSTSDSIDLIMIGGCVRRRTSVTIGPMADAMLADINVAKTFLSVAGVTERGFFNSDMMLVESERAMLAAADQTIVLADSSKFGKVSLSQICGLNDVGRVVTDSELDNRWIQTFDSCLAELMLATSSNSDTQPTSAAPSSTSCPPLPPQSSSISSNQADSANSL
- a CDS encoding phosphate propanoyltransferase, coding for MSMTVDRMQIEALVRSAIRQAQSQGAPAAHQASSTSIESPLGWVDGKPNLRVSISARHCHLTDEHVEILFGKGSVLEPDKDLYQDGFFAAKQTVMVVGPRRRMLPSVRVLGPTRPFSQLELAFTDSISLGIKAPVRHSGKIEGTPGCVLVGPAGSVQLDQGVIRAARHVHMNDHDAAHFGVANGDMMQLVVTSNDCSMTFDDVLVRADKAAKLEVHIDTDEGNACNLDAASAVHLQPMPKPCACGH
- a CDS encoding BMC domain-containing protein; its protein translation is MAKIKEALGMIETKGFVALVEASDAMMKAANVQFLGWDKVGAGLAAVFVTGDVAAVKAATDAGAAAAGRIGEVVSVQVIPRPHADLEKVMKLPAAPAVKK
- a CDS encoding BMC domain-containing protein, encoding MNDAIGLIETKGLLPLIEATDAMAKAANVEIVKRVDLGGGLVTTVVSGDVGSVRAAVEAGAAAAAQIGELVSSHIIPRPADGLVAAYFS